TCTGGTCTGAAAACCAGCAGTGGTTGCCCCTTTTATATCATGGTCCAAGCTGTCTCCGACATGCAGTATTCGCTCCGGAGCGACTCCCAATTTCCTGGCCGCATGTTCAAAGATGATGGATGAAGGCTTGGGAAAACCAACATTACAGGATACGACAATGGCCTCAAAATAAGTATCCAGCTTCAACCGGCGCAGCAACGGAATCAGTCGCTCATCCCAATTGGAAATGATCCCGAGCTTTACCCTATGAGAGGCAAGGACTTCAAGCGCTGGAACCACATCCTCAAACACGTGCCAGACTTCGGGCTCGGAAAAACGATCGTAAAGCTGAGGAAAGAAAGTTTGACTGGGCGGTTCAGTCCCGGTTCCGGCAAAGGTTTTATCCACCAGAGCGGCCCATTCTTCACGCCCGTGATTGAAACTCTCAAGCCCCTTCCAGGCCGCGCCAAACTGACGATTTAAAATCTCGGGTGAAAGGTTTTTCAAACCATTCTCTGCCGCTACTTTAGCATAAACATGGCCCACTGAAGGCCACGGCTTGATCAAGGTGCCGCCCACATCGAATGTAATCGCTTCAACTTTTTGGCGCGTAGTCATGACTTGCTGCCCTTGGTTGACGCTGGCCGAGTGGCGCTCCATTCATTTAATCCACGCTCACCACATCCGGC
This genomic window from Pedosphaera parvula Ellin514 contains:
- a CDS encoding HAD-IA family hydrolase encodes the protein MTTRQKVEAITFDVGGTLIKPWPSVGHVYAKVAAENGLKNLSPEILNRQFGAAWKGLESFNHGREEWAALVDKTFAGTGTEPPSQTFFPQLYDRFSEPEVWHVFEDVVPALEVLASHRVKLGIISNWDERLIPLLRRLKLDTYFEAIVVSCNVGFPKPSSIIFEHAARKLGVAPERILHVGDSLDHDIKGATTAGFQTRLIDRNRESEPSTRIKFLHELEVEVA